A region of Malaciobacter marinus DNA encodes the following proteins:
- a CDS encoding phosphotransferase encodes MGVKTKLDLKQINSFFDNYIFVDIKKTKEGISDTVYILKDINNKSYVLKLYETNSFKKVEEEIKILNSIKHLQTPIVLDVSRKYIKPLVLFSFKKGEIKKEASLQNLKQVATFFKQLHRINLDFKTSNDFDLKSLINKLDNNEEFIQRYKHIKDIKVEKNSLIHADLFFDNVLFYKDNLNTVLDFSNSCISDYRFDLAIIVLTWCYDKNSINENKANFFLQEYDKKITLKCIKYYLLYVCLYYALKRYINLKEGIYKDVCYKEFLLKYDEIFSNSFN; translated from the coding sequence ATGGGTGTAAAAACAAAATTAGATTTAAAACAGATAAATAGTTTTTTTGATAATTATATATTTGTAGATATAAAAAAGACAAAAGAGGGAATTTCTGATACGGTTTATATTTTAAAAGATATAAATAATAAATCCTATGTTTTAAAGTTATATGAAACTAATAGCTTTAAAAAAGTAGAAGAAGAAATAAAAATTTTAAACTCAATTAAACACTTACAAACTCCTATTGTTTTGGATGTTTCAAGAAAATATATTAAACCTTTGGTACTTTTTTCATTTAAAAAAGGGGAGATAAAAAAAGAAGCAAGTCTTCAAAACCTTAAGCAAGTAGCTACTTTTTTTAAACAACTTCATAGAATAAATTTAGATTTTAAGACAAGTAATGATTTTGATTTAAAATCCTTAATAAATAAGCTTGATAATAATGAAGAGTTTATACAAAGGTATAAACATATAAAAGATATTAAAGTAGAAAAAAACTCTTTAATTCATGCTGATTTATTTTTTGATAATGTACTATTTTACAAGGATAATTTAAATACAGTTTTAGATTTCTCAAACTCATGTATTAGTGATTATAGATTTGATTTAGCAATTATAGTTTTGACTTGGTGTTATGATAAAAATAGTATCAATGAAAACAAAGCAAACTTTTTTTTACAAGAATATGATAAAAAAATAACACTAAAGTGTATAAAATACTATCTTTTGTATGTATGTTTATACTATGCTTTAAAAAGATATATTAACTTAAAAGAAGGAATCTATAAAGATGTATGTTATAAAGAGTTTCTTTTAAAATATGATGAAATATTTTCTAATAGTTTTAATTAA
- a CDS encoding aldo/keto reductase — MEYRYIGNSGLRVTPICLGTMTFGSTTTKEEAFKIMDKAYDLGINFFDTAELYPVPPNAKDAGITEEIVGQWIKTKPRDSIILATKVAGAASGWFVPPIRHGLTAIDSFHIKRAVEKSLKKLDTDYIDLYQVHWPDTIVPIEESLKAFDELIKEGKVRYIGTSNDSAYGLTKANETSKHKNLARFQSIQNNFSLLNPRFLDELANVCKKENISLLPYSPIAGGVLAGKYNSGLYPDDARFGIYMKNKSPRVQAMAKRFVNDKTIEATKRYVTLANEYGISPVTLAVAYSKHFDFVASTIIGARKHEQLDDSLKALNFKIDKELLENIQKIQNEILYPMG; from the coding sequence ATGGAATATAGATATATAGGAAATAGTGGATTAAGAGTTACTCCAATTTGCTTAGGAACAATGACATTTGGAAGTACAACTACAAAAGAAGAAGCATTTAAAATAATGGATAAAGCATATGATTTGGGAATCAATTTTTTTGATACTGCTGAGCTTTATCCTGTTCCACCTAATGCTAAAGATGCAGGAATTACAGAAGAAATAGTAGGACAATGGATAAAAACAAAGCCAAGAGATTCTATAATTCTAGCTACAAAAGTAGCAGGGGCTGCTTCTGGATGGTTTGTTCCTCCTATTAGACATGGGCTTACTGCAATTGACTCTTTTCATATAAAAAGAGCAGTTGAAAAAAGTTTAAAAAAACTAGATACAGATTATATAGATCTTTACCAAGTGCATTGGCCAGATACAATTGTACCTATTGAAGAGTCTTTAAAGGCATTTGATGAGCTTATAAAAGAGGGAAAAGTAAGGTATATTGGTACTTCAAATGATAGTGCTTATGGACTTACGAAAGCAAATGAAACTTCAAAACATAAAAACTTAGCAAGATTTCAATCAATTCAGAATAACTTTTCATTATTAAATCCAAGATTTTTAGATGAATTAGCAAATGTTTGTAAAAAAGAGAATATCTCACTACTTCCTTATTCTCCAATTGCAGGAGGAGTATTAGCAGGAAAATACAATAGTGGACTTTATCCTGATGATGCTAGATTTGGTATTTATATGAAAAATAAAAGTCCTAGAGTTCAAGCTATGGCAAAAAGATTTGTAAATGATAAAACTATTGAGGCTACAAAAAGATATGTAACTTTAGCAAATGAGTATGGAATTTCACCAGTAACATTAGCAGTTGCTTATTCTAAGCATTTTGATTTTGTTGCCTCTACAATTATTGGAGCTAGAAAACATGAACAATTGGATGATTCTTTAAAAGCATTGAACTTTAAAATAGATAAAGAGTTATTAGAAAATATACAGAAAATACAAAATGAGATTTTATATCCTATGGGATAA
- a CDS encoding ATP-binding cassette domain-containing protein, which yields MLKISNYSNFILKNISFFLNENENLVVLGENGAGKSTLAKVICGLIESEAIELYEKNLNSLSQQERANFINYIPPKLSIFDEYITLKEFLELSSINSVDAKRLKKVILLLNLKKLENRYCNDLSSGEKQLLLLASSLMHNAKITIFDELTANLDINRLKEVFDIFKSNFLNQKIVITHNLDLAYALKFKILFLKDGKIEFFGENEEFFTNKNLNKFYKNSISKVNDHLVVNL from the coding sequence ATGTTAAAAATAAGTAATTATAGTAATTTTATTTTAAAAAATATAAGTTTTTTTTTAAATGAAAATGAAAATTTAGTAGTTTTAGGAGAGAATGGAGCTGGTAAAAGTACTCTTGCAAAAGTTATTTGTGGACTTATTGAAAGTGAAGCTATTGAGCTTTATGAAAAAAATCTAAATAGTTTAAGTCAACAAGAACGCGCAAACTTTATAAACTATATCCCACCTAAATTATCAATTTTTGATGAGTATATTACATTAAAAGAGTTTTTAGAGCTTTCAAGTATAAATAGTGTAGATGCAAAAAGATTAAAAAAAGTAATTTTATTATTAAATTTAAAGAAATTAGAAAATAGATACTGCAATGATTTAAGTTCAGGAGAAAAACAACTTTTATTATTAGCTTCAAGTTTAATGCATAATGCAAAAATCACTATTTTTGATGAATTAACAGCAAATTTAGATATAAATAGATTAAAAGAAGTCTTTGATATTTTTAAATCAAACTTTTTAAATCAAAAAATAGTTATTACACATAATCTTGATTTAGCATATGCATTAAAGTTTAAAATTCTTTTTTTAAAAGATGGAAAAATAGAGTTTTTTGGTGAGAATGAAGAGTTTTTTACAAATAAGAATTTAAACAAATTTTATAAAAATTCAATATCAAAAGTAAATGACCACTTGGTGGTAAACTTATGA
- a CDS encoding FecCD family ABC transporter permease: MKKSLLYIFSIIILLITPFLGEVDLDFTNLFSKDTLDYKIFWDLRVPRSLLAFFVGAILALSGLIFQIIFKNQLITPYTLGIASGTTLFTAISIVFFPTLVLSISGVVGSIFTILILYFISRYINKNQIAVSTNTILLIGISLSYFYSSALMLVFYISNLQENYSIVRFTLGSLDTVGFFDSFVVFIFSIILYFVIFKNRFNIKLLLVSNDTAFLKGLNVQKTNITLLVVISLSVGVSISIVGPIGFIGLIVPHIIKLIYKKSAEKLIFPVFFFGGIFLVICDLIARNLNTDSALPIGVVTAFVGAPFFIYLLIRRNKKLN; encoded by the coding sequence ATGAAAAAGAGTCTTTTATATATTTTTTCCATAATAATTTTATTAATAACTCCTTTTTTAGGAGAGGTGGATTTAGATTTTACGAATTTATTTTCAAAAGATACTTTAGATTATAAGATATTTTGGGACTTAAGAGTTCCTAGAAGTTTACTTGCTTTTTTTGTTGGGGCTATTTTGGCTTTAAGTGGTTTGATTTTTCAAATAATTTTTAAAAATCAACTTATTACTCCATATACTTTAGGAATTGCAAGTGGAACTACTTTGTTTACTGCAATTTCTATTGTATTTTTTCCAACACTTGTTTTGTCTATTTCAGGAGTAGTTGGCTCAATCTTTACGATTTTAATTTTATATTTTATATCAAGATATATAAATAAAAATCAAATAGCAGTCTCTACAAATACAATCTTGCTTATTGGTATCTCTTTATCTTATTTTTATTCATCTGCTTTGATGTTGGTTTTTTATATTAGTAATTTACAAGAAAACTATTCGATTGTTAGATTTACTCTTGGGAGCTTAGATACGGTTGGTTTTTTTGATTCTTTTGTAGTTTTTATTTTTTCAATTATTTTATATTTTGTGATATTTAAAAATAGATTTAATATAAAACTTCTTTTAGTATCAAATGATACAGCATTTTTAAAAGGATTAAATGTACAAAAAACAAATATTACTTTACTTGTAGTAATTTCTTTAAGTGTTGGTGTATCTATAAGCATAGTTGGTCCTATTGGCTTTATAGGTCTTATTGTTCCTCATATTATTAAACTTATATACAAAAAAAGTGCAGAAAAGCTTATTTTCCCTGTTTTTTTCTTTGGAGGAATTTTTTTAGTTATTTGTGATTTGATTGCAAGAAATTTAAATACAGATTCGGCTTTACCTATTGGAGTTGTTACTGCATTTGTAGGAGCACCATTTTTTATATATTTGTTAATTAGAAGAAATAAAAAACTAAATTAA
- a CDS encoding SLAC1 anion channel family protein — protein MSDETIKSIPSNRLQFFPVMMFAVIMGLGGLTLVYERAHEVLGLSSLFYLVLKSITTVIFIFVVLTYIIKLFMYLDEVKKEFSHPIRINFFAAISISFLLMSAIYKNSIDISNILFYFGLFLHLFFTLNTLKYWINNNLEMKHSNPAWFIPIVGNLIVPVVGANHLDSMYLMFFFSIGIFFWIIMLSIILNRIIFHNQFAPKFMPTLFILIAPPSVGLIAYYKMTHSLDFFALILFNLGLFFTFLIFFMYKNFVKIKFFISWWAFTFPMATIALASILMYELTNKDIYEFFSYFFSLILTMIVLVVAYNTIVHMFKKEICIME, from the coding sequence ATGAGCGATGAAACAATAAAATCTATTCCATCAAATAGATTACAGTTTTTTCCAGTTATGATGTTTGCTGTTATAATGGGACTTGGTGGATTAACATTGGTTTATGAAAGAGCACATGAAGTTTTAGGATTAAGTTCTCTTTTTTATTTAGTGCTTAAATCTATAACAACAGTAATATTTATTTTTGTAGTATTAACATATATAATTAAACTATTTATGTATTTAGATGAAGTAAAAAAAGAGTTTTCTCATCCAATTAGAATAAACTTTTTTGCAGCAATTTCAATCTCTTTTTTATTAATGTCTGCCATTTATAAAAATAGTATTGATATTTCAAATATACTTTTTTATTTTGGATTATTTTTACATCTATTTTTTACTTTAAATACATTGAAATACTGGATTAATAATAACTTAGAGATGAAACACTCAAATCCTGCTTGGTTTATTCCTATTGTTGGAAATTTAATTGTTCCTGTTGTTGGTGCAAATCACTTAGATTCTATGTATTTGATGTTTTTCTTTTCAATTGGTATATTCTTTTGGATTATTATGTTATCAATTATTTTAAATAGAATAATTTTTCATAATCAATTTGCACCAAAATTTATGCCAACACTTTTTATTTTAATAGCACCACCATCTGTTGGGCTTATTGCATATTATAAAATGACACATAGTTTGGATTTTTTTGCTTTAATATTATTTAATTTGGGATTGTTTTTTACTTTTTTGATTTTTTTTATGTATAAAAATTTTGTAAAAATTAAATTTTTTATATCTTGGTGGGCATTTACCTTTCCTATGGCTACAATTGCCCTTGCTTCAATTTTGATGTATGAGTTAACAAACAAGGATATTTACGAGTTCTTTTCATACTTTTTTAGTCTTATTTTAACAATGATTGTTTTAGTAGTTGCATATAATACAATTGTGCATATGTTTAAAAAAGAGATATGTATAATGGAATAA
- a CDS encoding precorrin-2 C(20)-methyltransferase encodes MKLNMVSLGPGDYELITLKALKALQSCDAICIPTKSANNSFEKSMTYKIVKKLMDEFSFEKTIIPMYSPMRFKQEDWQRQVDIVFDSFKLYEDLCFVTLGDSAVYSTVYYLLDIIKEQNRAIYDNCEVIPGVTSFSHASAKVKKPLCVGDSSFIIRPLHKRKVPFTTVYMRPKVGMQTDIIKDKKDIYTFENLNYEGEEILNYKKERVDKYMTLFIDFV; translated from the coding sequence ATGAAATTAAATATGGTTTCTTTAGGGCCTGGTGATTATGAGTTAATTACATTAAAAGCATTAAAGGCTTTACAATCTTGTGATGCGATTTGTATTCCTACAAAAAGTGCAAATAATAGTTTTGAAAAGTCAATGACTTATAAAATAGTAAAAAAACTAATGGATGAGTTTAGTTTTGAAAAAACAATAATTCCTATGTATTCTCCTATGCGCTTTAAACAAGAAGATTGGCAAAGACAAGTGGATATAGTTTTTGATTCATTTAAATTATATGAAGACTTATGTTTTGTAACTTTAGGAGATAGTGCAGTTTATAGTACTGTTTATTATCTTCTTGATATAATAAAAGAACAAAATAGGGCTATTTATGATAACTGTGAGGTAATACCTGGAGTTACTTCTTTTTCCCATGCTTCTGCAAAAGTTAAAAAGCCTTTATGTGTTGGAGACAGTAGTTTTATTATAAGACCTTTACATAAAAGGAAAGTTCCTTTTACAACAGTTTATATGCGTCCAAAAGTAGGTATGCAAACAGATATTATAAAAGATAAAAAAGATATTTATACTTTTGAGAATTTAAATTATGAAGGTGAAGAGATCTTAAATTATAAGAAAGAAAGAGTTGATAAGTATATGACTTTATTTATTGATTTTGTGTAA
- a CDS encoding sirohydrochlorin cobaltochelatase, with product MKRFRHYNRKRAIVLACFGSVIEQQKYLDLEDKVKQTYPDCEVFTSFSSRMVIKLLKKKKKEVYKNLPQTLADVDMQGFKHVVIVSVNIYPTDEHEFLKKIVDGFKQFSMANLAITNAILTTSKNTTSFLTSLNEQISKDDTANLYIIHGTPKLNTIGIDSINYTSSLLEMIDKRNFTCSLEGAFPYFVVNNVIKEKIKEKGFKKVQIVPLLLVSGNHYIKDMTEIKEDLSDSFESFITPSLTQGENFNLLELAKTQEIILSNIKESFKMLGISHKTMTY from the coding sequence ATGAAAAGATTTAGACACTATAATAGAAAAAGAGCTATTGTTTTAGCTTGTTTTGGTTCAGTAATAGAACAACAAAAGTATTTAGATTTAGAAGATAAAGTAAAACAAACATATCCAGACTGTGAGGTTTTTACCTCATTTTCTTCAAGAATGGTAATAAAACTTCTAAAGAAAAAGAAAAAAGAAGTTTATAAAAATCTTCCTCAAACTTTAGCTGATGTTGATATGCAAGGCTTTAAGCATGTTGTAATAGTATCTGTTAATATATATCCAACTGATGAACATGAGTTTTTAAAAAAGATTGTTGATGGCTTTAAGCAGTTTTCTATGGCAAACCTTGCAATTACAAATGCAATACTTACAACATCAAAAAATACAACTTCTTTTTTAACTTCTTTAAATGAACAAATAAGTAAAGATGATACTGCAAATTTATATATTATTCATGGAACACCAAAATTAAATACTATCGGAATTGATTCTATAAATTACACAAGTTCATTATTAGAAATGATTGACAAAAGAAATTTTACTTGCTCTTTAGAGGGGGCTTTCCCTTATTTTGTAGTAAATAATGTAATAAAAGAAAAAATAAAAGAAAAAGGCTTTAAAAAAGTTCAAATTGTACCACTTCTTTTGGTTAGTGGAAATCACTATATTAAAGATATGACTGAAATAAAAGAGGATTTAAGTGATAGTTTTGAATCTTTTATTACTCCTTCTTTAACACAAGGTGAGAATTTTAATCTTTTGGAGTTAGCAAAAACACAAGAGATTATATTAAGTAATATAAAAGAGTCTTTTAAAATGCTTGGTATTAGCCATAAAACAATGACTTATTAG
- a CDS encoding acyl carrier protein phosphodiesterase — translation MNWLAHIFLSEQHIDFQLGNFLADPLKTRLWNHASKELKEGVRVHKIIDSYTDSNKIVTKSKARLKEKGLLKSIVIDLTYDYLLTKNWEKFCNIPIEKFSYDFYTKANKRAIYFPKKANTLIKGLIKRDLLNKYQDLEHLKIAFERIDLRLSKRLLARDTTISYYNAVCDNIILLEEDFLEFFPMLCDIVKKEINTKKIKHWKI, via the coding sequence ATGAATTGGTTAGCACATATTTTTTTATCAGAACAACATATTGATTTTCAATTGGGTAATTTCTTAGCAGACCCTCTTAAAACTAGACTTTGGAATCATGCAAGCAAAGAGTTAAAAGAAGGTGTTAGAGTACATAAAATTATCGATTCATATACAGACTCAAATAAAATAGTAACAAAAAGTAAAGCAAGACTAAAAGAGAAAGGTTTATTAAAATCAATTGTTATTGATTTGACTTATGATTATTTACTTACAAAAAACTGGGAAAAATTTTGTAATATCCCAATTGAAAAATTTTCATATGATTTTTATACAAAAGCAAATAAAAGAGCTATTTATTTCCCCAAAAAAGCAAATACTCTTATAAAAGGTCTTATAAAAAGAGATCTTTTAAATAAATATCAGGATTTAGAACATCTTAAAATAGCTTTTGAAAGAATCGATTTAAGATTATCAAAAAGACTTCTAGCAAGGGATACAACAATTAGTTATTATAATGCTGTTTGCGATAATATCATTTTATTAGAAGAAGATTTCTTAGAGTTTTTTCCTATGCTTTGTGATATTGTAAAAAAAGAAATAAATACTAAAAAAATCAAACACTGGAAAATTTAA
- a CDS encoding ABC transporter substrate-binding protein: MRFFILLVCVISISLANQRIVTLSPSINEIVYALNKGEEVVANTAYCNYPKESKKVKKVGGYANISLEKILKVKPTLVLTQNYNQKLINNLKALGIKTLVFKTDTIESIKHTIKTLGKEFDKQKKANELIYSIDKSLKSIENIITNQKIMIVIHPSKNLKKSIFIAGNNLYFNDILKASGNKNAYISKNQAQPVLNVEKIIALNPDIVIILAAFFENDKKALDEVINVWKKLPIKASIKDNIYAIDKEYAGIPSHRVKYFIKDYKKILVDVKNK; this comes from the coding sequence ATGAGATTTTTCATACTTTTAGTTTGTGTTATTAGTATTAGTTTAGCAAACCAAAGAATTGTAACCTTGTCTCCTTCAATAAATGAGATAGTTTATGCTTTAAATAAAGGCGAAGAAGTAGTTGCAAATACAGCTTATTGCAACTATCCAAAGGAATCAAAAAAAGTTAAAAAAGTAGGTGGATATGCAAATATATCTTTAGAAAAAATACTTAAAGTAAAACCTACACTTGTTTTAACACAAAACTATAATCAAAAACTAATAAACAATCTAAAAGCTTTGGGAATTAAAACTTTAGTTTTTAAAACTGATACAATAGAGTCAATTAAACATACAATTAAAACTTTAGGTAAAGAGTTTGATAAACAAAAAAAAGCAAATGAGCTTATTTACTCAATAGATAAAAGTTTAAAAAGTATAGAGAATATAATCACAAATCAAAAGATAATGATTGTAATTCATCCTAGTAAAAATTTAAAAAAGAGTATTTTTATTGCAGGAAATAATCTATATTTCAATGATATTTTAAAAGCATCAGGCAATAAAAATGCATATATTTCTAAAAATCAAGCTCAACCTGTATTAAATGTAGAAAAAATAATAGCTTTAAATCCGGATATTGTTATAATATTAGCAGCTTTTTTTGAAAACGATAAAAAAGCTCTTGATGAGGTAATAAATGTATGGAAAAAATTACCAATAAAGGCAAGTATAAAAGATAATATTTATGCTATTGATAAAGAATATGCTGGTATTCCAAGTCATAGAGTTAAATATTTTATTAAAGATTATAAAAAGATATTAGTTGATGTTAAAAATAAGTAA
- a CDS encoding malate dehydrogenase: MAKKALVKLNKQNLSFDNDRGQNLKLLNINPNSMNLDVAIYEKNLFIKNSTIAFAHIPKKLKAKIKPLC; encoded by the coding sequence ATGGCAAAAAAAGCTTTAGTTAAATTAAACAAACAAAACCTATCTTTTGATAATGATAGAGGTCAAAACCTTAAGCTGTTAAATATAAATCCAAATAGTATGAATTTAGATGTAGCTATTTATGAAAAAAATCTATTTATCAAAAATAGCACTATTGCATTTGCACATATTCCAAAAAAACTAAAAGCAAAGATTAAGCCTTTATGCTAA
- a CDS encoding TonB-dependent receptor plug domain-containing protein, whose protein sequence is MKQNKKLSTSLVASLLIATTTACAKYDITPITITSASKTEQSIKDVTANVEVITKEEIEEKRFTTVSEALNSIAGVSFTSNGSIGNSSSIFVRGMSSNRVLVLVDGIRYQDPSNTSGASFENLMASDIERIELIKGAYSGIYGSDASAGVINIITSSAKKGLNASVNLEAGSYLTKKYGFVLSNKEDNYDFKVSANRFLTDGFSSQTEDKKSEKAFERDGYQNTNIGIKTNYYFTQDDRVGFIYNYINSNVEYDAFNAPNAIQRATSRTNLYSVFYTKKYKGHDIKVKYELSKFKKTNLDTSFGVKDYQGKTKILELTDTIFYNKKDFIIAGFSNEKYEVDYNQVDKTTNEDENTNKAIFLSNTNTFDKLILNQTLRKDSYSNFDDKVTGKIGFKYNFMKELSFSGNYGTAYNAPNIIKILNPWGTSNPDLKPEKSKGYDLTLDYKNLSFTYFNNKVEDLVSWESNQYVNTSGNSRFKGIEIKYTNQIFQDTLLSLNYTHLSAENEDKEPLARRPKRQLGFSLDYYGFSKIHLNLNGSYIGTRYDEADTKGEQTGRYTLFNSVINYSINDKTKLYLKLDNITDKYYQTVDGYATAGRSAYVGLKVSF, encoded by the coding sequence ATGAAACAGAATAAGAAACTATCTACAAGCTTAGTAGCAAGCTTACTAATAGCTACAACAACTGCATGTGCAAAATATGATATTACACCAATTACTATTACAAGTGCTTCTAAAACAGAGCAATCAATAAAAGATGTAACAGCTAATGTTGAAGTAATTACAAAAGAAGAGATTGAAGAGAAAAGATTTACTACTGTTAGTGAAGCTTTAAATTCAATAGCAGGAGTTTCATTCACTTCAAATGGTTCAATAGGAAATAGTTCAAGTATTTTTGTAAGGGGAATGTCTAGTAATAGAGTACTTGTATTAGTAGATGGAATAAGGTATCAAGACCCATCAAATACAAGTGGAGCTTCTTTTGAAAATTTAATGGCTTCTGATATTGAAAGAATAGAGCTTATAAAAGGTGCTTATAGTGGTATTTATGGTTCTGATGCAAGTGCAGGTGTTATAAATATAATTACAAGTTCAGCTAAGAAAGGTTTAAATGCTTCTGTTAATTTAGAAGCTGGAAGTTACCTAACAAAAAAATATGGTTTTGTTTTATCAAATAAAGAAGATAATTATGATTTTAAAGTTAGTGCAAATAGATTTTTAACTGATGGCTTTTCTTCTCAAACAGAAGATAAAAAAAGTGAAAAAGCATTTGAAAGAGATGGTTATCAAAATACAAATATTGGTATAAAAACAAACTATTATTTTACTCAAGATGATAGGGTAGGGTTTATTTATAATTATATTAATTCAAATGTAGAGTATGATGCTTTTAATGCTCCAAATGCAATACAAAGAGCAACAAGCAGAACAAATCTATATTCAGTTTTTTATACAAAAAAGTATAAGGGTCATGATATTAAAGTTAAGTATGAACTTTCAAAATTTAAAAAAACAAATTTAGATACAAGCTTTGGTGTTAAAGATTATCAAGGTAAAACGAAAATATTAGAGTTAACAGATACTATTTTTTATAATAAAAAAGATTTTATAATTGCTGGTTTTTCAAATGAGAAGTATGAAGTAGATTATAATCAAGTAGATAAAACTACAAATGAAGATGAAAATACAAATAAAGCAATCTTTCTGTCAAATACAAATACTTTTGATAAATTAATTTTGAATCAAACTTTAAGAAAAGATAGTTATTCAAATTTTGATGATAAAGTAACTGGAAAAATTGGGTTTAAATATAACTTTATGAAAGAACTTTCATTTTCTGGAAACTATGGAACAGCATATAATGCACCAAATATTATTAAGATTTTAAATCCTTGGGGAACTTCAAATCCTGATTTAAAACCTGAAAAATCAAAAGGTTATGATTTAACACTTGATTATAAAAATTTAAGTTTTACTTATTTTAATAATAAGGTTGAAGATTTAGTTTCATGGGAATCAAATCAATATGTTAATACTTCAGGAAATTCAAGATTTAAAGGTATAGAAATAAAATATACAAATCAAATTTTTCAAGATACTTTACTTTCTTTAAATTATACTCACTTAAGTGCTGAAAATGAAGATAAAGAGCCTTTAGCTAGAAGACCCAAAAGACAATTAGGTTTTTCTTTAGATTATTATGGTTTTTCAAAAATTCATTTAAATTTAAATGGTTCTTATATAGGTACAAGATATGATGAAGCTGATACTAAAGGTGAACAAACAGGTAGATATACACTTTTTAACTCTGTAATTAATTACTCAATCAATGATAAAACAAAACTATATTTAAAACTTGATAATATAACAGATAAATATTACCAAACAGTAGATGGCTATGCAACAGCAGGAAGAAGTGCTTATGTTGGTTTAAAGGTTAGCTTTTAA
- a CDS encoding energy-coupling factor ABC transporter permease, giving the protein MHIEAGVVQGAKMVLSYGTAAVSFGIATKLAINSIKQSGFLPTIVKTVLATVFVFMFFELLPHHGVGVSEVHLILGSTLFLIFGAAPTAFGLAFGLLIQGLFFAPFDLPQYTINVTTLLMPLFAMMYIANKIIPKKTAYKDIKYKDALKLSVMYQGGIVSWVAFWALYGQGFGIENLSSVLSFALAYMSVVILEPFIDLAVLAGAKSLNTLKSSAYVEARLYNSVK; this is encoded by the coding sequence ATGCATATAGAAGCAGGAGTTGTGCAAGGCGCAAAAATGGTTTTAAGTTATGGAACGGCTGCCGTTTCATTTGGTATTGCTACAAAATTAGCAATCAATAGTATTAAACAAAGTGGATTTTTACCTACAATTGTAAAAACTGTTTTAGCTACGGTTTTTGTATTTATGTTTTTTGAGCTTTTACCTCATCATGGAGTAGGTGTTTCAGAAGTACATCTTATTTTAGGTTCAACACTGTTTTTAATCTTTGGAGCTGCACCTACTGCTTTTGGTTTAGCTTTTGGTTTATTAATTCAAGGCTTATTTTTTGCACCATTTGATTTACCTCAATATACTATAAATGTAACTACTTTATTAATGCCTTTATTTGCAATGATGTATATTGCTAATAAAATTATTCCTAAAAAAACAGCATATAAAGATATAAAATATAAAGATGCTTTAAAACTTTCAGTTATGTATCAAGGTGGAATTGTTTCTTGGGTTGCCTTTTGGGCACTTTATGGACAAGGTTTTGGTATTGAAAACTTAAGTTCTGTATTGAGTTTTGCTCTTGCTTATATGAGTGTTGTTATTTTAGAACCATTTATTGATTTAGCAGTTCTTGCAGGTGCAAAAAGTTTAAATACATTAAAATCAAGTGCTTATGTTGAAGCAAGATTATATAATAGCGTGAAGTAA